Genomic window (Pseudomonas sp. MM211):
CGGCCGTACCGGTGCGCCCGTGGTCGATGCGCACAGCGCTTCGGGGCGCGGTTTGCTGGTGTTCTGCCAACGTATGCCGGCAATTGCCTGGGCGGTGGCGCTGTTTGCCGCCTTCGAGGCGATGATGCTCACCCTTCTGCCGATCTACGGTCTGCGTCAGGGCTTCACCCAGGAAGTCGCGCTGTTCATGGCCAGCGTGGTGGTGGTCGGTGACGCGGCGCTGCAGTTACCCATCGGCCTGCTCGCCGATCGCATCTCGCGGGTCACGCTGTTTCGTGGCTGCGGGGTGGTGCTGCTGTTCTCCAGCCTGGGCATTCCGCTGCTCCTGCATACGCCGCTGATCTGGCCGGTGCTGGTGCTGTTCGGCGCCAGTGCTGGCGGCCTGTTCACCCTGTCGCTGATTCTGATCGGCGAGCGCTTTCGAGATGATCAATTGGTTCGCGCCAACTCCCACGTGGCTCAGCTATGGGGCATCGGCTGCCTGATCGGCCCGCTGGCGACCGGGGCGGTTAGCCAGTGGGTCAGCGGGCATGCCTTGCCGATCCTCATGGCGCTCGGCGCGGCGGGGTTCGTGTGGCTGGCCTGGCGGCCTGATGCGTTCGACGAGCGCGTCACGCTATAGCATCTTCTCCAGCCCGATGACTCGCGAGAACCATGCATTGAAATGCTGCCAGCGGTTGCCGGGTTCTTCGTGCAGCTCGAAGGTTTTGCCGTCGTCCTCACCGACCCAGACCATGCGTGTGCCGTCGCCGTCAGGCTGCAGGCGCACTTCGTAGCTGACCGAGGGTTTCATGCCCTGTAGGGCCAGTTCACGCAGGTAGGCCGCCAGCTTGGGGCTGTCCACCAGCACACCCACTTCGGTGTTCCAGAGCACCGAGCGCGGGTCGACGTTGAAGGAGCCGACGAAGGATTTCTGCCGGTCGATCACCAGTGCCTTGCTGTGCAGGCTGGAATCCGAGCCGCCACTGAAACTGTAGGCCGGGGGCGAGTCGGCGCCAGGTTGGCGGCGCAACTCGAACAGGCGGATGCCGTGCTCGAGCATTTCCTGCCGGTAGGGCGCGTAGCCACCGTGTACGGCGGGTACGTCGGTGGCTTCCAGAGCATTGGTCAGCAAGCGGATATCCACGTCCTTGTCGGCCAGGCCGGTGAGGAACTCCAAGCCTGCCTGGGCCGGCACGAAGTAGGCCGACACCATCACCAGATCACTCTTTGTGGCCTGCAGATGGGGGCCTAATTGGGTGGTCAGCAGCAGGTGCGGGGCCGGCTCGCCGCTGGCCAGCACCTTGCTTGGCGCATCCCACAGGGCGAAGCCGGGCGCCCAGATCAGCTCCCCCAGCCACTTCTGCAACTGTGGTTCCTGTTGGTAAGCGAGCAGGCGCTTGTAGAGTGTCGGCTGCTCCACGCGGGCGGTGTCCAGGTAATCGCGTAGCCCCTTGCGTGCCTTGTCCAGATCCTTTTGCGAAGGTTGCTGCCAGACGAACTGCTCGATGGGTTTGCTCAGGGAGCTGTTCCAGTACTGGTCGAAACTCTGCGACAGATCATGCGCCACGGGGCCGACGGCCAGCATGTCGATGTCGGTGAAGTTCATGTTCGGCTCGGCGTCGAAGTATTCGTCACCCAGGTTGCGGCCACCGACGATGGCCGCGGCGCTGTCGGCCAGCCACAGCTTGTTGTGCATGCGCCGGTGCTGCTGTGACAGGTTCAGGCCACGGCCGAGCAGGCGCGTGACGCCGGTCATGCGGCCAAGGTGCAGCGGGTTGAACACGCGGATCTGAATATTCGGGTGAGCCGCCAGCAGGGCGATCTGATAATCCTTGCCGTCGCTGGTGGTGTCGTCGAGCAGAAAGCGAATCCGCACGCCACGATCCGCCGCTTGCAGCAACTCCTTGACCAGTGCCCGAGTACTCAAGCCGTCGTGCACGATGTAGTACTGCAGATCGAGGCTGTGCTGCGCCGCGCGAATCAGTTCGGCGCGGGCTGCGAAGGCCTCGTTGCTTGCTGGCAACAGGCGAAACCCCGAGTGGCCCTGATGCTCGGCTGCACGTGCTTCAAGCGCTGCGCCGAACGAGGAGTCGGCTGCGGGGATGGCCTGGCTGGGCACGATGGGCACCTGATTGGCGCAGCCAGCGAGGCTCAGCAGAAGAATAAAGAGCAAGCGCAAGGGCACAGTCGCAGCCTCCATCGGCTGTCTGGGGGAGTGCTGATAGGACGCCGCTGCGCTTGAAAAGATTCAGTCTCTAGATTCTTCCAACATGGCCGCCACGGTTTCGCCGACCTTGCGCACGGCCGCCTCGATGCTTGCGGTATGCCGTGAGGCGAAGTTCATGCGCAGGCAATTGCGGTATTTGCCAGCGGCGGAAAAGATGCTGCCCGGCGCGATCTGCACCTTGTGCACCGCCAGTTCGCGGTTCAGGCGCTGGCTGTCGAAGCCTTCCGGCATCTCCACCCAGATCATGAAACCGCCCTGGGGCTGGCTGACCCGTACCGAAGGTGGAAAGTAGCGGCTTACCCAGTCGCTCATCTGATCCAGGCCACGGGCGTATTGCGCGCGCATACGGCGCAGATGCGGCTCGTAATGACCACCTTCGATGTACTCGGCCAGCGCCAGCTGCGGCAACTGGGCGGTGGCGCCGGTGCCCATGTACTTCATGTGCAGCACCTGATCGAGATAACGCCCCGGTGCTATCCAGCCAACCCGAAAACCCGGCGCCAAGGTCTTGGAGAACGAACTGCAGAGCAGTACCCGGCCGTCGTCGTCATAGGATTTGATGGTGCGTGGGCGCGGGTAGTGGAAGGCCAGCTCGCCATACACATCGTCTTCGATGATCGCCACGTCGTGGCGCTGGGCGAGGGCCAGCAGGGCGCGTTTGTTGGCCTCCGGCATGATGTAGCCCAGCGGGTTGTTGCAGGTCGGGGTGAGCTGGATGGCCTTGATCGGCCATTGTTCGAGAGCCAGCTCCAGCGCTTCCAGGCTGATGCCGGTGAGCGGGTCGGTCGGCAGCTCCAGAGCCTTCATGCCGAAGCCTTTGAGCGCCTGCATCACGCCATGGAAGCTTGGCGAGTCGACAGCGACGATATCGCCAGGCTCGCAGATCGCGCGGATCGCTGCGGATAGCGCTTCGTGGCAGCCGGTGGTGATGACGATGTCTTCATGGCTCAGCTGGCAACCCGAGTCGAGCGTCAGGCGGGCGATCTGCTCGCGTAGGCGCTGGTCGCCGTGAATGCTACCGTAGGTCAGGGTCTGCAGATCCTGCTTGCGGCTCAGGCGCGACAGTGAGCGCAGCAGCGGCTTGAGGGTCGGGCTGTCGATGTCCGGTCGGCCGCGACCAAGCTGGATGAAATCGTTGCGCGGTGCAAAGGCGATCTGCTCCAGCACCTGATCCCACTGCGACACTTCCACTGGCCGCTGCGGTGCCCGGCTTATCTTCGGCAGCGCCGGTTTGGCGCGGCCCTGGGGGACGAAATAGCCGGACTTCGGCTTCGGCAGGGCGAGGCCGCGATCTTCCAAATGCCGATAAGCCTGCTGCACCGTGCTCAGGCTGACTCCGTGTTCCTGGCTCAAGGCGCGTACCGATGGCAAGCGATCACCTGGCCGATACAGGCCCTGTTCGATACGCTCGCCAATCAGCTCGGCCAGATTGGTATAGAGGGTCATGGTCAGCGCCTGTATGCAAAAAGTGAATCGGAGACCGGTACAGATGGCCGCGTAACCAACCATTCAGTTGGGTTTCGCTGAGATCTGTATGGATTTAATTCCGTTTTTTTGGATCTGTCATGCACTTTCATCACTTGCCATCATGATCTCCCATGACCACCCGGTGCAGGAGAGCGAGATGAACGGATTAAGCGATGTGCGATTGACCCTCAGCAGCAGCGAGCTGAATGGCTCGGCACGGCAACCTGTGGCGGCGCTGGTGCCGCCACGTGAGGTGCTGACCCATCGCTGGAAACTGTTCATGCGCCGCTTGGTGACCCGCCGCGCGCTGCTCGAGCTGAGCGATGCGCAACTTCGCGATATCGGGCTGACCCAGGATCAAGCCCGCAGAGAAGCCTCGCTGCCGTTCTGGAAACTCTAGAGGTGGGCATGCAGCGCAGCGGTACCCGGGGTTTTCCGTCCTGAGTATCGCTGCGCTGCGGGCTGCGTCAGGCCAGCTCTTTCAGCCGGTGCCAGAGCATACCCAGTGCCAGAAGCGGTGAACGCAGGTAGCGGCCGCCGGGGAAGGTCATGTGCGGCACCTTGGCAAACAGCTCGAAGCCGCCACCAGCCTGCCCGGTGATGGCCTCGGCGAGCAGCTTGCCGGCCAGGTGCGTGGCGTTCACGCCGTGGCCTGCGTAGGCCTGGGCATAAAAGACGTTGGGCTGATCCTTCAGTTGACCAATCTGCGGCAGGCGATTCGCGCCAATGCCTATCATCCCGCCCCATTGGTAGTCGATACGCACATCGTCCAGCTGCGGAAAGACGGCCAGCATCTTGGGCCGCATGTAGGCGGCAATATCCGCAGGGTCGCTGCCGGAATAGTGGCAGGCGCCGCCGAACAGCAAGCGACGGTCGGCGGACAGGCGGTAATAATCGACCGCCACCCGTTGGTCACAGAGCGCCATGTTCTGCGGGATCAGCGCACTGGCCTGCTCCTCGCTCAACGGCTCGGTGGCGATGATGTAACTGCCGGCAGGCAGCACCTTGCCGCCCAGGGTCGGGTTCAGGTCGCGGATATAGGCATTGCAACCCAGCACCAGTTGCCCGGCACGTACCACGCCGTGAGCCGTGTGCACGCGGATTTCAGTGCCGTAGTCGATGCGTGTGGCCGCCGAATGCTCGTACAGCCGTACGCCCAGGCTGTGCGCCGCAGCGGCTTCGCCCAGCGCCAGATTGAGTGGATGCAGGTGCCCCGAGCCCATGTCGATCAGGCCGCCGACATAGCGGCTGGAGCCGACCACCTCGTGCATCTGTTCCGGTTGCAGCAGACGCAGTTCGTGGCGATAGCCGAGGCTCTGCAGCTCGGCGGCGTCTTCGGCGAAACCGGCGAGGTCGCGGGGCTTGTTGGCCAGGTCGCAGTAACCCCAGGTCAGGTCGCAGGCAATCCCGAACTGCTCGACCCGGCGGCGCACGATCTCCACCGCTTCGAGGCCCATCAGCTTCAGCTCGCGCACGCCGCTGGCGCCGATCACCGACTCGAACTGCTCGACGCCATGGCCGACACCGCGAATCAGCTGCCCGCCGTTACGCCCGCTGGCGCCCCAGCCGATTCGATGGGCCTCCAGCAACACCACCGACAGGCCCTTCTGGGCAAGCTCGATGGCCGTGTTCAGGCCGGAGAAGCCCCCGCCAACGATGCACACGTCGGCGCGCTGCTCACCCTGCAGCGGCGGATAATCGACTTGCAGGTTGGTGCTCGCGGCGTAGTAGGACGGGGCATGCTCGGCGCTATGAACCGGCGGGTGGGCACGGGCGGTCATGTGCGAAATCCTGAGTTTTGTGTTTGTAAAAATTGACGAAGCATAAGCGCTGACTTTGCCCTGCGCCAACCCGCGATGGCGCGCAGAGGATGCTGCCGTCGCATCCTTTGCGGCGGGCGGGCTCGCCTGTACCATGCGCGCCATCCATTTCCGAGCCGTGACCATGAGCTGCACCAGCCGCAAGATAGACCTGCTGCGCCGACAGATCCCGCGCTTCGATTGCGTGCCCGGCTGTCACGACTGCTGCGGCCCGGTGACCGCTTCGTCGGAAGAGATGTCGCGCCTGCCGCGCAAGACCGCCGCCGAGCAGGACGCCGCGCTGGCCGAGTACAACTGCGTGCACCTCGGCCCTCAGGGTTGCCAGGTCTACGACCAGCGCCCGCTGATCTGCCGCCTGTTCGGCACCACCCCCAACCTGCCGTGCCCGCATGGACGTGCGCCCGAGCAGCCTATCGAGGCGAGCGTCGAGCGCCAGGTGCACCAGCTTATCGCCACTACGCGGCAGGTGTTGGTCTAGGCATTTGGCGGGGCCTGATGGTGCCCACGTTCCTGTGTGAGAATGTTAACCGGGGGCGCTGCGTCGGGCATCAAGTAGGGTGGATAACGCGAAGCTTATCCACTAATCACTGCACAAGGCTGTGCCGGCGTTGAGCCAACCGGTGGAAAACGCTTCGCGGTTTTCCACCCTACGGTACGCAGAGAGTGGGAACCATCAGGTAGTTATTCCGGCACCGGCAGCGCCAAACTCTCCTTCACTTCTTCCATCACGATATAGCTCTTCGACTCGCGCACATGGGGCAGCTTGAGGAGGATGTCGCCGAGCAGTTTGCGGTAGCTGGCCATTTCGTTGATGCGCGCTTTTACCAGGTAGTCGAAGTCGCCGGATACCAGGTGGCATTCCAGTACGTGGGGCAGTTTGAGCACGGCGCGGCGGAAGTCTTCGAAGGTGTCGCCGGATTTGTAGTCCAGGCTGATCTCCACGAATACCAGCAGGCTGGCCTTGAGGTTCTGCGGATTGAGGCGGGCGTGATAGCCCATGATGATGCCTTCGCGCTCCAGGCGGCGTACCCGCTCCGTGCAGGGTGTGGTGGACAGGCCGACCCGTTCGCCCAGCTCGGTGAAGGAGATGCGGCCGTCCTCCTGAAGGATGCGCAGGATGTTGCGATCGATCTTGTCCAGCTCGCGGCGGCTCTGGTGTTGGGTGCGCATGGTCGGCCTCCTCCATGAAAGGCAATTAAACCAAGAACTCTTTTTGAATATAGGCCTATATACAGTGAAAAGCACTGCTATCCACTTTCTATACTGTACGCATCGACTTCTCAGAACGTAATACGCCAGTGCATCGTCGCGGCGAGGAGAACATATGCGGGTTCTGGTGCTTGGTAGCGGTGTTATCGGTACGGCCAGTGCGTATTACCTGGCCCGTCAGGGTTTCGAGGTGGTGGTCGTGGATCGCCAGAATGGCCCTGCCATGGAAACCAGCTTCGCCAACGCTGGCCAGGTGTCGCCGGGCTATGCCTCGCCTTGGGCGGCGCCAGGTGTGCCGCTCAAAGCCATCAAGTGGCTGCTGCAGAAGCACGCGCCACTGGCGATCAAGATGACCGGCGATATCGACCAGTATCTGTGGATGGCGCAGATGCTGCGCAACTGCACCGCCAGCCGTTATGCGGTGAACAAGGAGCGCATGGTGCGCCTGTCCGAGTACAGCCGTGACTGCCTCGACGAGCTGCGTGCGGAAACCGGTC
Coding sequences:
- a CDS encoding MFS transporter, with amino-acid sequence MRWGTYFAVCAAVISIGLAMGTTMPLVSLRLESWGYGSFAIGIMAATPAIGVLLGASLAGRLASRCPTPRLMQLCLLVGALSVAGLALMQSYAVWLLLRLLLGVTLTVVFILGESWINQLAVEKWRGRLVALYGTGYALSQLCGPLLLSVLGTDTDLGFWFGITLLIGGSLLLIGRTGAPVVDAHSASGRGLLVFCQRMPAIAWAVALFAAFEAMMLTLLPIYGLRQGFTQEVALFMASVVVVGDAALQLPIGLLADRISRVTLFRGCGVVLLFSSLGIPLLLHTPLIWPVLVLFGASAGGLFTLSLILIGERFRDDQLVRANSHVAQLWGIGCLIGPLATGAVSQWVSGHALPILMALGAAGFVWLAWRPDAFDERVTL
- a CDS encoding phospholipase D family protein encodes the protein MPLRLLFILLLSLAGCANQVPIVPSQAIPAADSSFGAALEARAAEHQGHSGFRLLPASNEAFAARAELIRAAQHSLDLQYYIVHDGLSTRALVKELLQAADRGVRIRFLLDDTTSDGKDYQIALLAAHPNIQIRVFNPLHLGRMTGVTRLLGRGLNLSQQHRRMHNKLWLADSAAAIVGGRNLGDEYFDAEPNMNFTDIDMLAVGPVAHDLSQSFDQYWNSSLSKPIEQFVWQQPSQKDLDKARKGLRDYLDTARVEQPTLYKRLLAYQQEPQLQKWLGELIWAPGFALWDAPSKVLASGEPAPHLLLTTQLGPHLQATKSDLVMVSAYFVPAQAGLEFLTGLADKDVDIRLLTNALEATDVPAVHGGYAPYRQEMLEHGIRLFELRRQPGADSPPAYSFSGGSDSSLHSKALVIDRQKSFVGSFNVDPRSVLWNTEVGVLVDSPKLAAYLRELALQGMKPSVSYEVRLQPDGDGTRMVWVGEDDGKTFELHEEPGNRWQHFNAWFSRVIGLEKML
- a CDS encoding aminotransferase-like domain-containing protein, with amino-acid sequence MTLYTNLAELIGERIEQGLYRPGDRLPSVRALSQEHGVSLSTVQQAYRHLEDRGLALPKPKSGYFVPQGRAKPALPKISRAPQRPVEVSQWDQVLEQIAFAPRNDFIQLGRGRPDIDSPTLKPLLRSLSRLSRKQDLQTLTYGSIHGDQRLREQIARLTLDSGCQLSHEDIVITTGCHEALSAAIRAICEPGDIVAVDSPSFHGVMQALKGFGMKALELPTDPLTGISLEALELALEQWPIKAIQLTPTCNNPLGYIMPEANKRALLALAQRHDVAIIEDDVYGELAFHYPRPRTIKSYDDDGRVLLCSSFSKTLAPGFRVGWIAPGRYLDQVLHMKYMGTGATAQLPQLALAEYIEGGHYEPHLRRMRAQYARGLDQMSDWVSRYFPPSVRVSQPQGGFMIWVEMPEGFDSQRLNRELAVHKVQIAPGSIFSAAGKYRNCLRMNFASRHTASIEAAVRKVGETVAAMLEESRD
- a CDS encoding DUF1127 domain-containing protein encodes the protein MNGLSDVRLTLSSSELNGSARQPVAALVPPREVLTHRWKLFMRRLVTRRALLELSDAQLRDIGLTQDQARREASLPFWKL
- a CDS encoding NAD(P)/FAD-dependent oxidoreductase, with translation MTARAHPPVHSAEHAPSYYAASTNLQVDYPPLQGEQRADVCIVGGGFSGLNTAIELAQKGLSVVLLEAHRIGWGASGRNGGQLIRGVGHGVEQFESVIGASGVRELKLMGLEAVEIVRRRVEQFGIACDLTWGYCDLANKPRDLAGFAEDAAELQSLGYRHELRLLQPEQMHEVVGSSRYVGGLIDMGSGHLHPLNLALGEAAAAHSLGVRLYEHSAATRIDYGTEIRVHTAHGVVRAGQLVLGCNAYIRDLNPTLGGKVLPAGSYIIATEPLSEEQASALIPQNMALCDQRVAVDYYRLSADRRLLFGGACHYSGSDPADIAAYMRPKMLAVFPQLDDVRIDYQWGGMIGIGANRLPQIGQLKDQPNVFYAQAYAGHGVNATHLAGKLLAEAITGQAGGGFELFAKVPHMTFPGGRYLRSPLLALGMLWHRLKELA
- a CDS encoding YkgJ family cysteine cluster protein codes for the protein MSCTSRKIDLLRRQIPRFDCVPGCHDCCGPVTASSEEMSRLPRKTAAEQDAALAEYNCVHLGPQGCQVYDQRPLICRLFGTTPNLPCPHGRAPEQPIEASVERQVHQLIATTRQVLV
- the dadR gene encoding transcriptional regulator DadR translates to MRTQHQSRRELDKIDRNILRILQEDGRISFTELGERVGLSTTPCTERVRRLEREGIIMGYHARLNPQNLKASLLVFVEISLDYKSGDTFEDFRRAVLKLPHVLECHLVSGDFDYLVKARINEMASYRKLLGDILLKLPHVRESKSYIVMEEVKESLALPVPE